The following are encoded together in the Thunnus maccoyii chromosome 18, fThuMac1.1, whole genome shotgun sequence genome:
- the atxn7l3a gene encoding ataxin-7-like protein 3 isoform X2: MKMEDMPLSGPDNTRLEALVHDIYSELVEDACLGLCFEVHRAVKQGYFFLDETDQESMKEFEIVDQPGVDIFGQVYNQWKNKECECPNCKRLIAASRFAPHLEKCLGMGRNSSRIANRRLASNNNMSKSESDQEDNDDLNDNDWSYGAEKKSKKRKSDKNQNSPRRSKSLKHKNGELGSSVGSEPYKYNYNTGISYETLGPDEVRSLLTTQCGVISEHTKKMCTRPSLPDADAVVENDSFDIPDGQTLMSRLQWEDSPDISPTDSASSKASTNHSDSRRPKKKKRTSLGLNSGGGGVGGSGCLTGGGSSSSQSNISLSTKKKRPKLSAPSISSIYDDLN, translated from the exons ATGAAAATGGAGGATATGCCCCTGTCAGGCCCAGACAACACCAGGCTGGAG GCCTTGGTCCATGACATCTACTCGGAGCTGGTGGAAGATGCCTGTTTGGGCCTGTGTTTTGAGGTACACCGTGCTGTGAAACAGGGCTATTTCTTCTTGGATGAAACAGACCAAGAGAGCATGAAGGAGTTCG AAATTGTGGACCAACCAGGAGTTGACATATTCGGGCAGGTGTACAATCAGTGGAAGAACAAAGAGTGTGAATGCCCCAACTGCAAAAGACTGATAGCGGCTTCTCGCTTCGCCCCACACTTGGAGAAATGTCTCGGCATGGGACGCAACAGCAGTCGCATCGCCAACCGCAG gCTAGCCAGCAATAATAACATGAGCAAATCAGAGAGCGATCAGGAGGACAACGATGACCTCAATGATAATGACTGGTCGTATGGAGCTGAGAAAAAAT CCAAGAAGAGAAAGTCAGATAAG aatcAAAATTCACCAAGAAGATCTAAATctctaaaacataaaaatg gtgaGCTCGGGAGCAGCGTCGGTTCGGAGCCCTACAAG TACAACTACAACACTGGCATCAGCTACGAAACATTAGGCCCCGATGAAGTCAGGTCCCTTTTGACAACG CAATGCGGGGTGATCTCAGAGCACACCAAGAAGATGTGTACCAG GCCGTCGCTGCCTGACGCAGACGCTGTGGTGGAGAACGACAGCTTCGACATTCCAGATGGGCAGACCCTGATGAGTCGCCTGCAGTGGGAAGACTCCCCAGATATTTCCCCCACTGACTCTGCCTCATCTAAAGCCA GCACCAACCATTCAGATTCTAGGAGGCctaagaaaaagaagaggaccTCTCTTGGTTTGAACAGCGGAGGAGGAGGCGTAGGAGGAAGTGGATGTCTGACTGgaggcggcagcagcagctctcagaGTAATATCAGCTTATCGACCAAAAAAAAGAGGCCTAAACTCTCAGCACCTTCTATTTCGAGTATCTATGATGATTTAAACTAG
- the tmub2 gene encoding transmembrane and ubiquitin-like domain-containing protein 2 isoform X1, with translation MTSRRLVASVFITVWRTEMAVCALTMLDGMEEEVMAAGGVLLLVLALVLAWLSTHVADRGDHILGTILTVGAHASLIRLGGHDSYSGGSPSTDTPEQQTPPPSQENKPDDGEPGTERGESEGTGEGAEGVRTDLLLDIRSKQPQAGRLHTSDEEDDEVDEEEEEDDEEMEEEDKKIIKHIPVLSSSISTTTTTTTTTSISVRLKFLNDTEEVAVVKPQDTVAVLKSKYFSGREHQIKLIYQGQLLQDPKRTLLSLNITHNSVIHCHISQALHEASPEEGAQSGAGAGAGSGVSGGFRAAGVAISTSSLVVPVFVVILAVVWYFRINYRQFFTAPATISLVGVTVFFSFLIFGMHSR, from the exons ATGACGTCACGTCGCCTCGTCGCCTCTGTGTTTATTACG GTTTGGAGGACAGAGATGGCAGTGTGTGCACTGACCATGTTGGAcgggatggaggaggaggtaaTGGCAGCAGGCGGCGTGCTGCTCTTGGTCCTGGCCCTCGTCTTGGCTTGGCTCTCGACCCACGTGGCGGATAGGGGAGACCACATACTGGGCACCATCCTCACTGTGGGCGCTCACGCCTCTCTCATCAGACTGGGAGGCCACGACAGCTACAGTGGAGGGTCTCCCAGCACTGATACGCCTGAACAACAGACTCCTCCGCCTTCGCAGGAGAACAAGCCGGACGATGGCGAGCCGGGgactgagagaggagagagcgaAGGGACGGGGGAGGGAGCTGAGGGGGTCAGGACAGATCTACTGCTGGACATACGGAGCAAACAACCGCAGGCTGGAAGACTACATACTTCTGACGAGGAGGATGATGAGgttgatgaggaggaggaggaggatgatgaggagatggaggaggaagataaAAAGATTATAAAGCATATCCCAGTGTTGTCCAGCAGcatctccaccaccaccaccaccactactaccACTTCAATTTCTGTCCGTCTGaagtttttaaatgacacaGAGGAGGTAGCTGTTGTGAAGCCACAGGATACAGTGGCAGTGCTGAAAAG TAAATACTTCTCAGGGCGGGAGCATCAAATAAAACTCATCTATCAAGGCCAGTTGCTGCAGGATCCGAAGAGAACTCTCTTATCCCTaaacatcacacacaacagCGTGATCCACTGCCACATCTCCCAGGCCCTGCACGAGGCCAGCCCAGAGGAAGGGGCTCAGTCTGGGGCAGGAGCTGGAGCCGGATCAGGAGTGTCCGGAGGATTCAGGGCTGCAGGTGTCGCCATTAGCACCAGCAGCCTGGTGGTGCCTGTGTTTGTGGTGATACTGGCTGTGGTTTGGTACTTCCGCATCAACTACAGGCAGTTCTTCACCGCCCCTGCGACCATCTCCCTCGTGGGAGTCACTGTGTTCTTCAGCTTTCTGATATTCGGGATGCACAGCCGCTGA
- the asb16 gene encoding ankyrin repeat and SOCS box protein 16 isoform X1, with translation MLNRPLNLQVCNTGAMSRETFPFSSTSLRSLRLEQEFQDWEDARRAVAHRRAMSRAPLPRAPRPPPRQQRLQEVRAPPPQIRCRDVAVHNTFMCGDMKGVYAVLKDPGMVNALMETVHEEMVWAPEMGMWTLSSKVKQTSALRLAASRGHTGCVEELLFRGAEVNDDPGGNTALHDACIGGHDVCVQLLLSHGADPEVLAADGSAPLHLCTSAQSFQCAKLLLEGGAEVNVRNKESRLTPLHVAARRGLEEHVELFLSHGADVLATNQEGETPLNAACGGAERLSEAGRYLRVIQKLLDAGANPRTAGRKQHTPLHNACSNCCHRIVDVLLQHGAKADVANCAGYTPMDCLLQVVEDYPDQQPEAIARSLLNHGAKPVSPKMLKQCVLSISTLEVMLNSYTSVPPCEWMDSLSDEIYEDHPCFFDLVRQRSGQPRSLQHLCRCALRQHLGAGCYSAVSKVDIPGSVKDYLLLCNDGTLQ, from the exons ATGCTGAACAGGCCACTTAATTTGCAAGTCTGTAacacag GTGCCATGTCAAGGGAAACATTTCCATTCTCTTCTACCTCACTGCGCTCGCTGAGACTGGAGCAAGAGTTCCAAGACTGGGAGGATGCACGGCGGGCGGTAGCCCATAGGAGAGCCATGAGCAGGGCTCCGTTGCCCAGGGCCCCCAGGCCTCCACCCAGACAGCAGCGGCTCCAGGAGGTCCGGGCCCCTCCGCCCCAGATCCGGTGCAGAGATGTGGCCGTCCACAACACGTTCATGTGTGGGGACATGAAAGGGGTGTATGCGGTGCTGAAGGACCCTGGAATGGTCAACGCCCTGATGGAGACGGTGCATGAGGAGATGGTGTGGGCTCCAGAGATGG GCATGTGGACGCTGAGCTCCAAGGTGAAACAGACTTCAGCTTTACGTCTGGCTGCCAGCAGAGGACACACAGGATgtgtggaggagctgctgttcCGCGGGGCCGAGGTGAACGACGACCCCGGAGGCAACACCGCCCTCCATGATGCCTGTATAGGCGGCCACGACGTGTGCGtccagctgctgctctctcaTGGAGCAGATCCTGAAGTGTTGGCCGCAGATGGCAGCGCTCCTCTTCACCTCTGCACATCTGCTCAGTCATTCCA GTGTGCTAAGCTGCTTTTAGAAGGTGGTGCAGAGGTCAATGTGAGAAACAAGGAGTCGAGGCTCACACCTCTGCACGTCGCCGCTCGGCGAGGCCTTGAGGAGCACGTGGAGCTCTTCCTCTCCCACGGAGCAGACGTTTTAGCCACAAACCAAGAGGGAGAGACCCCTCTGAACGCTGCGTGCGGCGGGGCAGAGAGGCTGTCTGAGGCGGGCCGCTATCTCCGTGTGATTCAAAAGCTGCTGGATGCCGGAGCTAACCCCCGAACTGCGGGCAGGAAGCAGCACACCCCCCTGCACAACGCCTGCTCAAACTGCTGCCACAGGATTGTAGATGTCCTCTTGCAGCATGGAGCCAAGGCAGACGTCGCCAACTGTGCAGGATACACGCCAATGGACTGTCTGTTGCAG GTGGTTGAAGATTACCCGGACCAGCAACCTGAAGCAATAGCACGGTCCCTCCTGAACCACGGAGCCAAGCCTGTTTCACCAAAG ATGCTGAAGCAGTGTGTCCTCTCTATTTCCACTTTGGAGGTGATGCTGAACTCGTACACATCCGTCCCTCCCTGTGAATGGATGGACTCTCTGTCTGACGAGATATACGAG GATCACCCGTGTTTCTTTGACTTGGTACGTCAGCGGAGCGGTCAGCCTCGCTCTCTGCAGCATCTCTGTCGCTGCGCTTTACGGCAGCACTTGGGAGCCGGGTGCTACTCAGCGGTCAGTAAAGTGGATATTCCCGGCTCTGTGAAGGATTATCTGCTGCTGTGTAATGATGGGACGCTCCagtga
- the asb16 gene encoding ankyrin repeat and SOCS box protein 16 isoform X2, giving the protein MSRETFPFSSTSLRSLRLEQEFQDWEDARRAVAHRRAMSRAPLPRAPRPPPRQQRLQEVRAPPPQIRCRDVAVHNTFMCGDMKGVYAVLKDPGMVNALMETVHEEMVWAPEMGMWTLSSKVKQTSALRLAASRGHTGCVEELLFRGAEVNDDPGGNTALHDACIGGHDVCVQLLLSHGADPEVLAADGSAPLHLCTSAQSFQCAKLLLEGGAEVNVRNKESRLTPLHVAARRGLEEHVELFLSHGADVLATNQEGETPLNAACGGAERLSEAGRYLRVIQKLLDAGANPRTAGRKQHTPLHNACSNCCHRIVDVLLQHGAKADVANCAGYTPMDCLLQVVEDYPDQQPEAIARSLLNHGAKPVSPKMLKQCVLSISTLEVMLNSYTSVPPCEWMDSLSDEIYEDHPCFFDLVRQRSGQPRSLQHLCRCALRQHLGAGCYSAVSKVDIPGSVKDYLLLCNDGTLQ; this is encoded by the exons ATGTCAAGGGAAACATTTCCATTCTCTTCTACCTCACTGCGCTCGCTGAGACTGGAGCAAGAGTTCCAAGACTGGGAGGATGCACGGCGGGCGGTAGCCCATAGGAGAGCCATGAGCAGGGCTCCGTTGCCCAGGGCCCCCAGGCCTCCACCCAGACAGCAGCGGCTCCAGGAGGTCCGGGCCCCTCCGCCCCAGATCCGGTGCAGAGATGTGGCCGTCCACAACACGTTCATGTGTGGGGACATGAAAGGGGTGTATGCGGTGCTGAAGGACCCTGGAATGGTCAACGCCCTGATGGAGACGGTGCATGAGGAGATGGTGTGGGCTCCAGAGATGG GCATGTGGACGCTGAGCTCCAAGGTGAAACAGACTTCAGCTTTACGTCTGGCTGCCAGCAGAGGACACACAGGATgtgtggaggagctgctgttcCGCGGGGCCGAGGTGAACGACGACCCCGGAGGCAACACCGCCCTCCATGATGCCTGTATAGGCGGCCACGACGTGTGCGtccagctgctgctctctcaTGGAGCAGATCCTGAAGTGTTGGCCGCAGATGGCAGCGCTCCTCTTCACCTCTGCACATCTGCTCAGTCATTCCA GTGTGCTAAGCTGCTTTTAGAAGGTGGTGCAGAGGTCAATGTGAGAAACAAGGAGTCGAGGCTCACACCTCTGCACGTCGCCGCTCGGCGAGGCCTTGAGGAGCACGTGGAGCTCTTCCTCTCCCACGGAGCAGACGTTTTAGCCACAAACCAAGAGGGAGAGACCCCTCTGAACGCTGCGTGCGGCGGGGCAGAGAGGCTGTCTGAGGCGGGCCGCTATCTCCGTGTGATTCAAAAGCTGCTGGATGCCGGAGCTAACCCCCGAACTGCGGGCAGGAAGCAGCACACCCCCCTGCACAACGCCTGCTCAAACTGCTGCCACAGGATTGTAGATGTCCTCTTGCAGCATGGAGCCAAGGCAGACGTCGCCAACTGTGCAGGATACACGCCAATGGACTGTCTGTTGCAG GTGGTTGAAGATTACCCGGACCAGCAACCTGAAGCAATAGCACGGTCCCTCCTGAACCACGGAGCCAAGCCTGTTTCACCAAAG ATGCTGAAGCAGTGTGTCCTCTCTATTTCCACTTTGGAGGTGATGCTGAACTCGTACACATCCGTCCCTCCCTGTGAATGGATGGACTCTCTGTCTGACGAGATATACGAG GATCACCCGTGTTTCTTTGACTTGGTACGTCAGCGGAGCGGTCAGCCTCGCTCTCTGCAGCATCTCTGTCGCTGCGCTTTACGGCAGCACTTGGGAGCCGGGTGCTACTCAGCGGTCAGTAAAGTGGATATTCCCGGCTCTGTGAAGGATTATCTGCTGCTGTGTAATGATGGGACGCTCCagtga
- the tmub2 gene encoding transmembrane and ubiquitin-like domain-containing protein 2 isoform X3, with protein MAVCALTMLDGMEEEVMAAGGVLLLVLALVLAWLSTHVADRGDHILGTILTVGAHASLIRLGGHDSYSGGSPSTDTPEQQTPPPSQENKPDDGEPGTERGESEGTGEGAEGVRTDLLLDIRSKQPQAGRLHTSDEEDDEVDEEEEEDDEEMEEEDKKIIKHIPVLSSSISTTTTTTTTTSISVRLKFLNDTEEVAVVKPQDTVAVLKSKYFSGREHQIKLIYQGQLLQDPKRTLLSLNITHNSVIHCHISQALHEASPEEGAQSGAGAGAGSGVSGGFRAAGVAISTSSLVVPVFVVILAVVWYFRINYRQFFTAPATISLVGVTVFFSFLIFGMHSR; from the exons ATGGCAGTGTGTGCACTGACCATGTTGGAcgggatggaggaggaggtaaTGGCAGCAGGCGGCGTGCTGCTCTTGGTCCTGGCCCTCGTCTTGGCTTGGCTCTCGACCCACGTGGCGGATAGGGGAGACCACATACTGGGCACCATCCTCACTGTGGGCGCTCACGCCTCTCTCATCAGACTGGGAGGCCACGACAGCTACAGTGGAGGGTCTCCCAGCACTGATACGCCTGAACAACAGACTCCTCCGCCTTCGCAGGAGAACAAGCCGGACGATGGCGAGCCGGGgactgagagaggagagagcgaAGGGACGGGGGAGGGAGCTGAGGGGGTCAGGACAGATCTACTGCTGGACATACGGAGCAAACAACCGCAGGCTGGAAGACTACATACTTCTGACGAGGAGGATGATGAGgttgatgaggaggaggaggaggatgatgaggagatggaggaggaagataaAAAGATTATAAAGCATATCCCAGTGTTGTCCAGCAGcatctccaccaccaccaccaccactactaccACTTCAATTTCTGTCCGTCTGaagtttttaaatgacacaGAGGAGGTAGCTGTTGTGAAGCCACAGGATACAGTGGCAGTGCTGAAAAG TAAATACTTCTCAGGGCGGGAGCATCAAATAAAACTCATCTATCAAGGCCAGTTGCTGCAGGATCCGAAGAGAACTCTCTTATCCCTaaacatcacacacaacagCGTGATCCACTGCCACATCTCCCAGGCCCTGCACGAGGCCAGCCCAGAGGAAGGGGCTCAGTCTGGGGCAGGAGCTGGAGCCGGATCAGGAGTGTCCGGAGGATTCAGGGCTGCAGGTGTCGCCATTAGCACCAGCAGCCTGGTGGTGCCTGTGTTTGTGGTGATACTGGCTGTGGTTTGGTACTTCCGCATCAACTACAGGCAGTTCTTCACCGCCCCTGCGACCATCTCCCTCGTGGGAGTCACTGTGTTCTTCAGCTTTCTGATATTCGGGATGCACAGCCGCTGA
- the tmub2 gene encoding transmembrane and ubiquitin-like domain-containing protein 2 isoform X2, producing MNNFHPEVWRTEMAVCALTMLDGMEEEVMAAGGVLLLVLALVLAWLSTHVADRGDHILGTILTVGAHASLIRLGGHDSYSGGSPSTDTPEQQTPPPSQENKPDDGEPGTERGESEGTGEGAEGVRTDLLLDIRSKQPQAGRLHTSDEEDDEVDEEEEEDDEEMEEEDKKIIKHIPVLSSSISTTTTTTTTTSISVRLKFLNDTEEVAVVKPQDTVAVLKSKYFSGREHQIKLIYQGQLLQDPKRTLLSLNITHNSVIHCHISQALHEASPEEGAQSGAGAGAGSGVSGGFRAAGVAISTSSLVVPVFVVILAVVWYFRINYRQFFTAPATISLVGVTVFFSFLIFGMHSR from the exons ATGAATAACTTTCATCCCGAA GTTTGGAGGACAGAGATGGCAGTGTGTGCACTGACCATGTTGGAcgggatggaggaggaggtaaTGGCAGCAGGCGGCGTGCTGCTCTTGGTCCTGGCCCTCGTCTTGGCTTGGCTCTCGACCCACGTGGCGGATAGGGGAGACCACATACTGGGCACCATCCTCACTGTGGGCGCTCACGCCTCTCTCATCAGACTGGGAGGCCACGACAGCTACAGTGGAGGGTCTCCCAGCACTGATACGCCTGAACAACAGACTCCTCCGCCTTCGCAGGAGAACAAGCCGGACGATGGCGAGCCGGGgactgagagaggagagagcgaAGGGACGGGGGAGGGAGCTGAGGGGGTCAGGACAGATCTACTGCTGGACATACGGAGCAAACAACCGCAGGCTGGAAGACTACATACTTCTGACGAGGAGGATGATGAGgttgatgaggaggaggaggaggatgatgaggagatggaggaggaagataaAAAGATTATAAAGCATATCCCAGTGTTGTCCAGCAGcatctccaccaccaccaccaccactactaccACTTCAATTTCTGTCCGTCTGaagtttttaaatgacacaGAGGAGGTAGCTGTTGTGAAGCCACAGGATACAGTGGCAGTGCTGAAAAG TAAATACTTCTCAGGGCGGGAGCATCAAATAAAACTCATCTATCAAGGCCAGTTGCTGCAGGATCCGAAGAGAACTCTCTTATCCCTaaacatcacacacaacagCGTGATCCACTGCCACATCTCCCAGGCCCTGCACGAGGCCAGCCCAGAGGAAGGGGCTCAGTCTGGGGCAGGAGCTGGAGCCGGATCAGGAGTGTCCGGAGGATTCAGGGCTGCAGGTGTCGCCATTAGCACCAGCAGCCTGGTGGTGCCTGTGTTTGTGGTGATACTGGCTGTGGTTTGGTACTTCCGCATCAACTACAGGCAGTTCTTCACCGCCCCTGCGACCATCTCCCTCGTGGGAGTCACTGTGTTCTTCAGCTTTCTGATATTCGGGATGCACAGCCGCTGA
- the atxn7l3a gene encoding ataxin-7-like protein 3 isoform X1 yields the protein MKMEDMPLSGPDNTRLEALVHDIYSELVEDACLGLCFEVHRAVKQGYFFLDETDQESMKEFEIVDQPGVDIFGQVYNQWKNKECECPNCKRLIAASRFAPHLEKCLGMGRNSSRIANRRLASNNNMSKSESDQEDNDDLNDNDWSYGAEKKSKKRKSDKNQNSPRRSKSLKHKNGELGSSVGSEPYKYNYNTGISYETLGPDEVRSLLTTQCGVISEHTKKMCTRSQRCPQHTDEQRRAVRVFLLGPSAPSLPDADAVVENDSFDIPDGQTLMSRLQWEDSPDISPTDSASSKASTNHSDSRRPKKKKRTSLGLNSGGGGVGGSGCLTGGGSSSSQSNISLSTKKKRPKLSAPSISSIYDDLN from the exons ATGAAAATGGAGGATATGCCCCTGTCAGGCCCAGACAACACCAGGCTGGAG GCCTTGGTCCATGACATCTACTCGGAGCTGGTGGAAGATGCCTGTTTGGGCCTGTGTTTTGAGGTACACCGTGCTGTGAAACAGGGCTATTTCTTCTTGGATGAAACAGACCAAGAGAGCATGAAGGAGTTCG AAATTGTGGACCAACCAGGAGTTGACATATTCGGGCAGGTGTACAATCAGTGGAAGAACAAAGAGTGTGAATGCCCCAACTGCAAAAGACTGATAGCGGCTTCTCGCTTCGCCCCACACTTGGAGAAATGTCTCGGCATGGGACGCAACAGCAGTCGCATCGCCAACCGCAG gCTAGCCAGCAATAATAACATGAGCAAATCAGAGAGCGATCAGGAGGACAACGATGACCTCAATGATAATGACTGGTCGTATGGAGCTGAGAAAAAAT CCAAGAAGAGAAAGTCAGATAAG aatcAAAATTCACCAAGAAGATCTAAATctctaaaacataaaaatg gtgaGCTCGGGAGCAGCGTCGGTTCGGAGCCCTACAAG TACAACTACAACACTGGCATCAGCTACGAAACATTAGGCCCCGATGAAGTCAGGTCCCTTTTGACAACG CAATGCGGGGTGATCTCAGAGCACACCAAGAAGATGTGTACCAG GTCTCAACGATGTCCCCAGCACACGGACGAACAGAGGAGGGCCGTCAGGGTGTTCCTCCTGGGGCCGTCCGC GCCGTCGCTGCCTGACGCAGACGCTGTGGTGGAGAACGACAGCTTCGACATTCCAGATGGGCAGACCCTGATGAGTCGCCTGCAGTGGGAAGACTCCCCAGATATTTCCCCCACTGACTCTGCCTCATCTAAAGCCA GCACCAACCATTCAGATTCTAGGAGGCctaagaaaaagaagaggaccTCTCTTGGTTTGAACAGCGGAGGAGGAGGCGTAGGAGGAAGTGGATGTCTGACTGgaggcggcagcagcagctctcagaGTAATATCAGCTTATCGACCAAAAAAAAGAGGCCTAAACTCTCAGCACCTTCTATTTCGAGTATCTATGATGATTTAAACTAG